Part of the Paenibacillus guangzhouensis genome is shown below.
ACGCGGCACGCAAGCCACGCATCCCGACTCATCAACGAAGATCCAATCGACGCCGAGTGGGAACTCCTCATTACTGGCCCGCCATCCGGATAGCAAGTTTCCTGTGAGCCCATCGATCAAGAGTTCCTGTTCCTTCGCAATGCCAGGGCCGCGCATCGTAAGCTTCACGCTTCCTTTGCGGCCTTCTGAACCTGCGCCTAGCTGACGTACACAGCAGATGATGGTTGCACTCTCATCTGGAAAAGTGAACGTCCCTCGCTTGCAGGAAGCAATGTCTACTCCAGCCTGCGCCCCAGCATCCGTTGTGGCGAGAAATACATAATCACACGTCTCTATAGGCTGTCTGCGCGACAACGTGTAGAGCTGCAGCTGCTCAGCCAGCGACATATCGCCGATGACCTCATACGACACGGATTGGTCGAGCAGCATCATGCCGAGCATAAGCACATAAGCATCTGCCGCATCGCGACGTATGAAGGATGGCGCATCCAGCTGCACAATTTTGCCTGGTCTCGACATCGCATCCAGCACCTGACGATAGACTTGCTGCACCGCATGCACTCGCTCTGCGTTCTTCACACCCGCACTCATGCTTCGTCCTCCTCTTCCGTATCCATCAATTGAAAATCAACCTTCGTTCGCTGGGTCAAGGCGAAATCCGCTTGACGGCGCTCCCGTTGTTCCTTCTCCTGCTTCGCAATCCAAATGCGGAATTGCTCTCGGAAATCATTCCATTTCAACTCCATATTGTGATGCACTGCATCGAGCAGCGCGACAATCCGCGCTTTCTCTAGCGCGTTCCCCATGACGATGCCATAACCGACAACCCCATCAACCGTTAACGTCGCTTCGGAGACGAAGATCTCTCCTGCATTGAACACGTGACGCTGAACCGATTCTTGGGCACGCATCATCACCATGCCAAGCGACGGTTCATTCACATCCTCCACACGCCCCAGTTGAGCAATATGCCCACCCCATGGCCGCAGCGCTTCGACATCCAGCTCAGCAATGACCGCGGTATAACCGCCCATTCGCGTATGCTTATCCAACATTCTGATCGCTCCCCTCATCCTTCTCGTGTCATTTATCGATCATGCTACCTATTTCGCCTGAATCCAGCTCGTATCGTATGACTCAAGCGTCTTCGCCCACGCCTCCGGTAATTCGATATCACAGATGATCATATCCACCTCGCGAATATCGGCGATTTTGTACATTTTCACTTCTCCGATTTTGGATCGATCCGTTACGATAACGGTCTGTTCCGACCGCTCAATGAACTTCCGTGTCAAGGAGCCGCGCTCCGCTTCATACCCGGTAATCCCCATCTTCAGCTGAATACCGTCAATCGAGATGAATGCTTTGTCAGCATGGAAAAAATCCAGCATTCGCTCCGCTAGCACACCCGTCACGCGATCCTGTTCGGAGTTCACGACTCCACCGAGGAAGATGATCTCGGCGTCCAACATCCCGCGATTCTTATACTGCTGAAGCAGCTGCACGGCAGGCAGCGAATTCGTAATCACCTTAAGCTGCTTCACATTGGTCAAATAATGGATCATTTGCAGCGTCGTCGTACCATCATCGATAAATATCACGTCATAATCTTGCACAAGTCCGGCACAGGCACGGCCGATCTTATCTTTCTCAGGGGCGAATAAATGCTCCCGCTGGGCAACACCCGGCTCCATCCGACCTAAGGTCAGCTTCACCGCCCCGCCATAAACCCGCTTAAGTTTATTCTCCTTCTCGAGCTCTTCCAGGGTCCGGCGGATCGTCTCAAAGGAGACCTGTAGCGTATCCACCAGCTCATCGCTGCGAATCTTGCCTTCAAGATGAATTTTGTTCACGATATATTCCTTGCGTTCTAATGCACTTAATGACACAACCATCCCTCCAATTCACAACCATAATGTAAGGGATTCATGTCAAATGGACATCAAATGCACATGAAGATTATGTAAAGATGTGTTTTTCATGTGGGTTGGTGTGTGATTGAGAGTTCGCATATTGTGAGAGGACAAGACGTAGAATGGAATGAGGAAACTTCTATTGATGCATTTCTAGCAATGAGCGGCTGGGGATATTAGTAAGACAAGCAGAATTAACGCCTAATAAGGGAGGACATGTGATGGGCAATACATTCGTATTCGCTGTGGGAAATGCTATCGCGTTCGTGCTTGTACTCGTCATGAATGGTCTGGCAGAATGGCTGCCGATAGGGGGACATACCACAGGTGAAATCTCGGCGATGAACCCCTCCCGCCTAACTCCTGCTTCCTATGCATTTCTCATCTGGGGAATGATCTATGCTGCACTGCTCGTATTCATTATCTATCAACTGCTGCCTGCTGGACGGGCCCGACCGGAAATTCAGCAGATCGGCGGATGGTTCATCGTTAGCTGTGCGATGAATATTGTCTGGCTGCTGCTGTGGCATTATCAATATATCGAATCCACCCTGTTCATCATGCTCGCACTGCTCATCGCCTTGATCGCCATCTATTCGCGTACCCGCATACCAGGACCGCCCGTTCGGGACGCGGCCTATTGGCTGCTCGGCGTGCCGTTTAGCCTCTACCTCGGCTGGGTGGTGGTTGCAACGCTCACAAATCTCTCTGTCTTCCTCACGCACGCATACGGTCAGGGAGAAATTGCAGGCTTGTCTCAAGTTACGTTGTCCGTATGGCTGCTGATCCTTACGGGATTCATTGCGCTATGGGCCGCAACGCGCCAACATGATCCGTTCTTCCTGCTCCCGATCGTCTGGGGACTGATTGCGATCGGTGTCGGGCAGACGGAGACAGCAGCCATTGTCTACACCAGCTGGATTGCCGCCATCTGGCTTGGCATCGCTGCGCTGCGTATGGCATGGCGATCTTTCCGCTGGCAATGCGTCACGTGATGGGATCACGCTACAGCGGGCCATTTAACTGCTTTTTATCAGTTATTTCGAGCCAAAACGCTCCACAGTGCGCAATTAACTGCTTTTTGTCAGTTATTTCAGCCAGAAACGCGTTACAGTGCACCAATTAACTGCCTTTTGTCAGTTATTTCGAGCCAAAACGCCTCATAACGTGCCATTTAACTGCCTTTTGTCAGTTATTTCAGCCAAAAACGCGCCACAGCGCGCAATTAACTGCTTTTTGTCAGTTATTTCAGCCAAAACGCTCCACAGCGCGCAATTAACTGCCTTTTGTCAGTTATTTCAGCCAAAAACGCGCCACAGTGCAACAATTAACTGCTTTTTATCAGTTATTTCAGCCAAAAACGCGCCACAGTGCAACAATTAACTGCTTTTTATCAGTTATTTCAGCCAAAACGCTCCACAGCGCGCAATTAACTGCCTTTTGTCAGTTATTTCAGCCAAAAATGCGCCACAGTGCACCATTTAACTGCTTTTTATCAGTTATTTCAGCCAGAAACGCGCCACAGTGCACCATTTAACTGCTTTTTATCAGTTATTTCGAGCCAAAACGCCTCATAGCGTGCCATTTAACTGCCTTTTGTCAGTTATTTCAGCCAAAAACGCGCCACAGCGCGCAATTAACTGTCTTTTATCAGTTATTTCAACCAGAAACGCGCCACAGCAAGCATATAACTGCCTTTTATCAGCTACTCCACGCAATCCGATCATTAACGCGCCCCCTACTCAGACAGAGAATCTCGCACCTACCATATAACACACAAAAATCCCTAGGCGCACTAAGCTCCTAGGGATTCATATTTACCGGACCGCCAAGCGTCCGTTATTCGTTGCAGTTCAATCTTAGAATTGGTTCCACACAATCGTCTCGTCTGCTGTAAAGCGAGGGCTCGGACGGCCTTCTTGCGCTGCTTTACCAACCGAGATCAGCATCAATGGGATGTAGCGGCTAGGCACATTGAATTGCTCCGCGAATTGCACGGCATTGTAGCCGCCCATTGGGCAAGTGTCGTAGCCTTTTGCTTTGGCAGCAAGCATCAATTGCATCGCAGCAAGCGAACCGTTCAAAATCGCGGAATCGCGCGCAACTTGTGGGCTCTTATAAGCGCCTTCGATTTGACCAACAAGCGCATCCTTCACTTCTTGCGGCAATTGACCCGCTTTGACTGCACCACCGAAGATCGGCTCTGCATTTTTGTTCGCTTCAAGATCGCCTAATACCGCGATAACAGCCGAAGCTTGAACCACTTGCTGTTGACCGTAAGCGATTGGAAGCAATTTCTCCTTTTGTGCTTGCTCGTCGATAACGACGAATTTCCAGTGCTGCAAGTTCCAAGCGGATGGTGCTTTCGTAGCTGTCTCAATCAGCTCCACAAGTTCTTCCTTGGAAATTTTGAATGATGGATCATATTGCTTAACCGAACGGCGATCCGTTACCACTTGCATGAAATCTACAGATGTTGTTGTTGACATGATTTATTCCTCCAGTCGAATGTAAAAATGCAATATAAGTTACATGAAATCCGTTTTTTATTATACATAATTCAACTTAAGTTGCAAACAAAAATATAGCGACTTGTTTTTGGATACGTAATTATTCTTCGTGAGCTACTTTCGACTTAGGCTTCGTTGTTAAAATAAACTTTATAGAAGTACATTTTGCGTTCCTCATCGTACCCTTTTTCCAGATAGTCGAAGCTCTCATTGTTGACCTTGATCTCGATATTGGTGTCGAGCTTAATGTCATTTTTGAACTGACGTTTTACCTTGCGAAGCGCGGTCTGCGAGATGTTAAAATCCGTCAAAGGCGGCAGTTCCTTCATCTCCTCGTATGTCTCCTTATAAGTCTTGAACATATCGATGTACTCCGGATCGCGAATAACCTCATCATAGAATACATCCTGCGTGAACTGCTCATTGCTCGCAAAATGCTGGATCGTCTCGTTCAGGAAGACCAGCTTCTCTTTCTTCTCGAACTGATCATGGGTCGTCGCGACGACATCGTCGTAGAAATCCGAGCACATCCGAATGTATTGATCGGTCATATAGTGCTCGTCCACCACATCCCTCACCTGGAGGAAATCATCCCTCCAATAGACTGCCTCGTTCTGACTTCCCTTATTCGATAAGTCGACCAGGCTGACATGGAACCCAGAAGACGCTTGGTAATTGAAAATAATGCATCCTTTATCCAATTTCTTGATGTTCACGCCTTGCTCGTATTGAAGCTCGAA
Proteins encoded:
- a CDS encoding nitroreductase family protein, coding for MSTTTSVDFMQVVTDRRSVKQYDPSFKISKEELVELIETATKAPSAWNLQHWKFVVIDEQAQKEKLLPIAYGQQQVVQASAVIAVLGDLEANKNAEPIFGGAVKAGQLPQEVKDALVGQIEGAYKSPQVARDSAILNGSLAAMQLMLAAKAKGYDTCPMGGYNAVQFAEQFNVPSRYIPLMLISVGKAAQEGRPSPRFTADETIVWNQF
- the phnG gene encoding phosphonate C-P lyase system protein PhnG, with translation MLDKHTRMGGYTAVIAELDVEALRPWGGHIAQLGRVEDVNEPSLGMVMMRAQESVQRHVFNAGEIFVSEATLTVDGVVGYGIVMGNALEKARIVALLDAVHHNMELKWNDFREQFRIWIAKQEKEQRERRQADFALTQRTKVDFQLMDTEEEDEA
- the phnH gene encoding phosphonate C-P lyase system protein PhnH, with protein sequence MSAGVKNAERVHAVQQVYRQVLDAMSRPGKIVQLDAPSFIRRDAADAYVLMLGMMLLDQSVSYEVIGDMSLAEQLQLYTLSRRQPIETCDYVFLATTDAGAQAGVDIASCKRGTFTFPDESATIICCVRQLGAGSEGRKGSVKLTMRGPGIAKEQELLIDGLTGNLLSGWRASNEEFPLGVDWIFVDESGCVACVPRSTKFSWEVA
- a CDS encoding nucleoid-associated protein, coding for MINLTNIEIQDLVIHKVGNKSKDEGVIIAKELTVIDNDELRAALLKYFLASFKFDATYRFHHEADLALNEVYTFANAIFQDSTTFYDQSVHVLRHLYEQSSHPQIKSGELYVVHFNNILYDNFKVDAVGIFKSEHKDEFLKIDERDSSAFELQYEQGVNIKKLDKGCIIFNYQASSGFHVSLVDLSNKGSQNEAVYWRDDFLQVRDVVDEHYMTDQYIRMCSDFYDDVVATTHDQFEKKEKLVFLNETIQHFASNEQFTQDVFYDEVIRDPEYIDMFKTYKETYEEMKELPPLTDFNISQTALRKVKRQFKNDIKLDTNIEIKVNNESFDYLEKGYDEERKMYFYKVYFNNEA
- a CDS encoding DeoR/GlpR family DNA-binding transcription regulator; translated protein: MVVSLSALERKEYIVNKIHLEGKIRSDELVDTLQVSFETIRRTLEELEKENKLKRVYGGAVKLTLGRMEPGVAQREHLFAPEKDKIGRACAGLVQDYDVIFIDDGTTTLQMIHYLTNVKQLKVITNSLPAVQLLQQYKNRGMLDAEIIFLGGVVNSEQDRVTGVLAERMLDFFHADKAFISIDGIQLKMGITGYEAERGSLTRKFIERSEQTVIVTDRSKIGEVKMYKIADIREVDMIICDIELPEAWAKTLESYDTSWIQAK
- a CDS encoding tryptophan-rich sensory protein; this encodes MGNTFVFAVGNAIAFVLVLVMNGLAEWLPIGGHTTGEISAMNPSRLTPASYAFLIWGMIYAALLVFIIYQLLPAGRARPEIQQIGGWFIVSCAMNIVWLLLWHYQYIESTLFIMLALLIALIAIYSRTRIPGPPVRDAAYWLLGVPFSLYLGWVVVATLTNLSVFLTHAYGQGEIAGLSQVTLSVWLLILTGFIALWAATRQHDPFFLLPIVWGLIAIGVGQTETAAIVYTSWIAAIWLGIAALRMAWRSFRWQCVT